A region from the Arvicola amphibius chromosome 12, mArvAmp1.2, whole genome shotgun sequence genome encodes:
- the Serpinb2 gene encoding plasminogen activator inhibitor 2: MEELSMANTVFALNILKHIEQTNSAQNIFFSPWSISSTLAMVFLGARGNTEHQMAKVLQFNKVNGYDITMGTPENVRGFDCTQQIQKGNYPDAILQAQARDKVHSLFNSLSSAINTCSGDYLLESANKLFGEKSARFKEEYIQLCKKYYSTEPEAVDFLKYAEEARNKINSWVKTQTKGEISNLLPEGSVDKDTKMVLVNAVYFKGKWKTPFAKKLNELYPFRVNLRESKPVQMMHLREKLNIGYIMDLKTQILELPYIGDISMFLLLPDEIEDASTGLELLESEINFDKFNQWMSKDTMAEDDVEVYLPQFKLEQHYELKPILRSMGMEDAFNMSKANFSGMSQRNDLFLSEVFHEATVHVTEEGTVAAGGTGAVMTGRTGHGGPQFVADHPFLFFIINKTTNAILFCGRFSSP, translated from the exons ATGGAAGAGCTTTCCATGGCAAACACCGTGTTTGCCCTCAATATCCTCAAGCATATAGAACAAACAAACTCTGCCCAGAATATCTTTTTCTCTCCGTGGAGCATCTCGTCCACCTTGGCTATGGTTTTCCTCGGTGCCAGGGGCAACACTGAACACCAGATGGCCAAA GTGCTGCAATTTAACAAAGTTAATGGCTATGACATCACTATGGGAACCCCAGAGAACGTCAGAGGCTTTGATTGCACACAGCAAATACAGAAGGGAAATTATCCTGATGCTATTTTACAG GCACAAGCAAGAGATAAAGTCCATTCATTGTTCAACTCTCTCAGCTCGGCAATCAACACTTGCTCAGGAGATTATTTACTGGAAAGTGCCAATAAGCTGTTTGGAGAGAAATCTGCTAGATTCAAAGAA gaataCATACAACTCTGTAAGAAATATTACTCTACAGAACCAGAGGCAGTAGACTTCCTTAAATATGCTGAAGAAGCTAGAAACAAGATAAATTCCTGGGTCAAGACCCAAACCAAAG GTGAAATCTCAAACCTGTTACCTGAAGGTTCCGTAGATAAAGACACCAAGATGGTACTGGTGAATGCTGTCTATTTCAAAGGAAAGTGGAAAACTCCATTTGCAAAGAAACTTAATGAGCTTTATCCCTTCCGTGTGAACTTG CGTGAGAGCAAACCTGTTCAGATGATGCACCTACGTGAAAAGCTGAACATTGGATACATAATGGATCTAAAGACTCAGATTCTAGAGCTTCCGTATATTGGAGACATCAGTATGTTCCTGTTGCTTCCTGATGAGATTGAGGATGCGTCCACTGGCTTGGAGTTG CTGGAAAGTGAAATAAACTTTGATAAATTCAATCAATGGATGAGCAAAGACACAATGGCTGAAGACGATGTTGAGGTCTACCTCCCCCAGTTCAAGCTAGAGCAGCATTATGAACTCAAGCCTATTCTGAGAAGCATGGGCATGGAGGATGCCTTCAATATGAGCAAGGCCAACTTCTCAGGAATGTCCCAGAGGAAtgacctttttctttctgaggtgTTCCATGAAGCCACAGTGCATGTCACTGAGGAGGGCACTGTAGCAGCTGGTGGCACCGGGGCAGTTATGACAGGGAGAACTGGTCATGGAGGCCCACAGTTTGTGGCAGAtcatccctttcttttctttatcattaaCAAAACTACCAATGCGATACTATTTTGTGGTAGATTCTCCTCTCCCTAA